Proteins encoded in a region of the Zea mays cultivar B73 chromosome 4, Zm-B73-REFERENCE-NAM-5.0, whole genome shotgun sequence genome:
- the LOC109939375 gene encoding uncharacterized protein has translation MKSPTAKQALAAALSALLILLFFVLLCGPSSSSSSPSSQPLQLQPSVVRVRSRRLLSTQCRDSCSTPVGGFSQAFKAPATVLFESLKTTPKSSGSLLLVRMYTLRGQS, from the exons ATGAAGTCGCCCACTGCCAAGCAGGCACTTGCTGCAGCCCTCTCAGCTCTGCTGATCCTTCTCTTCTTTGTCCTGCTCTGtggcccttcttcttcttcttcatcgccGTCGTCCCAGCCGTTGCAGCTGCAACCGTCTGTTGTGAGAGTGAGGAGCAGAAGGCTTCTGTCGACGCAATGCCGTGACTCCTGCTCGACGCCTGTGGGCGGGTTCAGCCAAGCCTTCAAGGCACCGGCCACGGTGTTGTTCGAGAGCTTGAAGACGACGCCCAAGAGCAG TGGATCACTTCTGCTGGTCAGGATGTACACATTGCGGGGGcaaagctag